TACTGGCTGACCGTATTGCCGTGCAGCAGAATATAGATCAGGGGGCATTGCCTGATTTTATTTCGGAAACCACTTCCATTAAAAATTCAGACTGGAAAATACTCGGGATCCCGGCTGATTTGCTGGACCGCCGCGTAGAGATCACCGGTCCTGTTGAACGCAAGATGGTAATCAATGCGCTCAATGCCAATGTGAAAGTTTTTATGGCGGATTTTGAGGATTCTCTGGCTCCGGACTGGCAGAAAGTCATCGAAGGGCAAATCAACTTACGCGACGCGGTGAACGGGACGATCAGCTACACCAATGAATCCGGGAAAATTTATCAGCTCAAGCCCGATCCGGCCATCCTGATTTGCCGTGTCCGTGGGCTGCATTTACCCGAAAAGCATGTGACCTGGCAGGGCGAAGCTATTCCCGGCTCGCTGTTCGATTTTGCTTTGTATTTCTTCCACAACTACCGCGCTTTGCTGGAAAAAGGCAGTGGCCCTTATTTCTACCTGCCAAAAATGCAGTCTTATCATGAAGCTGACTGGTGGAACCAGGTCTTCAGTTTTGCCGAAGACTATGCCGGATTATCTCGCGGTACGATTAAAGCGACGGTACTGATTGAAACCCTGCCTGCTGTTTTCCAGATGGATGAAATCCTTTATCACCTGCGGGATCATATTGTCGGCCTGAATTGTGGTCGCTGGGATTACATCTTCAGCTATATCAAAACACTGAAGAATCATGCTGACCGCGTATTACCCGATCGCCAGTCCGTGACCATGACTCAGCCTTTCCTCAGTGCTTACTCGCGTCTGCTGATTAAAACTTGTCACCGCCGTGGCGCATTTGCGATGGGTGGCATGGCGGCCTTTATTCCCAGCAAAGACGTTAAGCGCAATGAATGGGTGCTGAACAAAGTCCGGACAGATAAAGAGCTGGAAGCGAATAACGGACATGATGGTACCTGGATCGCACACCCCGGGCTGGCTGACACCGTGCTTGAAGTGTTTGACAAAGCGCTGGGCAACCGTTCAAACCAGCTGGATGTCTTGCGGGAAGAAGATGATCAAATTACCGCCGGACAATTGCTCGAACCTTGTTCCGGCGAACGCACCGAAGAAGGTATGCGCGCCAATATCCGCGTCGCAGTGCAATACATTGAGGCCTGGATTTCCGGTAATGGCTGCGTGCCGATTTACGGATTGATGGAAGATGCCGCCACCGCTGAAATCTCCCGGACATCTATCTGGCAGTGGATCCACCATGGCAAGTCGTTAAATGACGGCCAGCCGGTCACGAAACCGCTGTTCCGCCGCATGCTCAATGAGGAAATGCTGGTCATTCAGCAGGAGTTGGGCGAACAGCGTTTCAGCGCAGGTCGCTTCACACAAGCCGCGGCACTGATGGAAAAAATCACCACACAGGATGAGTTAATCGACTTCCTGACCCTGCCGGGCTATCAGCTGCTGGCCTGACTCTTCTTACCCTACATAAAAAAAGACCGGAGCATTTGCCATGAAAACGACCCGTACTCAGCAAATTCAGCAGCTTGAAGAAACCTGGAACCAGCCGCGCTGGAAAAATATCACGCGACCTTACACGGCGGCAGAGGTGATCAGCCTGCGTGGCTCAGTAAACCCTGAATGTACATTGGCTCAGCACGGTGCGGCACGTCTGTGGAATTTACTGCATGGCGCTTCGCGTAAAGGCTATGTGAATTGCCTCGGTGCTCTGACCGGCGGGCAGGCATTACAGCAGGCGAAAGCGGGGATTGAAGCCATTTATCTGTCCGGGTGGCAGGTGGCTGCCGATGCTAATACGGCTTCCAGTATGTATCCGGATCAGTCGTTGTATCCGGTGAATTCGGTGCCTGAAGTGGTGGCGCGGATTAACAATACTTTCCGCCGTGCTGATCAGATCCAGTGGGCGAATAACATTGAACCCGGTCAGCCCGGTTATACCGACTATTTTCTGCCGATTGTGGCCGATGCTGAAGCCGGTTTTGGTGGCGTACTCAATGCGTTT
The Rahnella variigena genome window above contains:
- the aceB gene encoding malate synthase A, whose translation is MSEQITRSQLGFTRRFGENEAQILTQEAVEFLSELVVHFTPQRNRLLADRIAVQQNIDQGALPDFISETTSIKNSDWKILGIPADLLDRRVEITGPVERKMVINALNANVKVFMADFEDSLAPDWQKVIEGQINLRDAVNGTISYTNESGKIYQLKPDPAILICRVRGLHLPEKHVTWQGEAIPGSLFDFALYFFHNYRALLEKGSGPYFYLPKMQSYHEADWWNQVFSFAEDYAGLSRGTIKATVLIETLPAVFQMDEILYHLRDHIVGLNCGRWDYIFSYIKTLKNHADRVLPDRQSVTMTQPFLSAYSRLLIKTCHRRGAFAMGGMAAFIPSKDVKRNEWVLNKVRTDKELEANNGHDGTWIAHPGLADTVLEVFDKALGNRSNQLDVLREEDDQITAGQLLEPCSGERTEEGMRANIRVAVQYIEAWISGNGCVPIYGLMEDAATAEISRTSIWQWIHHGKSLNDGQPVTKPLFRRMLNEEMLVIQQELGEQRFSAGRFTQAAALMEKITTQDELIDFLTLPGYQLLA